AGCTCCTGACGGTGCGCGCACGACGAGCGGACACGCGGCCTTGCCGCCATGGCGATAACTTAGAGTCGCCGCCATGTTCACAATCTGATCGAATGCGCACGAAATGAAATCGGCGAACTGCATCTCGACCACGGGGCGCATCCCGAGCACCGCGGCGCCGATCCCCGCACCGACGATCAGCGCCTCCGAGATCGGAGTATCGATCACGCGTTCCTCGCCGAACGACTCGAGCAAGCCCTCGGTCGCCTTGAACGCGCCGCCGAGATCGCCCACGTCCTCACCCATGATGAAGACGTTTTCGTCGCGGCGCATCTCTTCGTGCAGCGCGGTGTTGATCGCTTTGATGTAGGTATTTTCCATGGCGAGGGTCTAGCGGTTACCGTTGTTCGAGGTTGAAGGAAATTTGAAAGTGTTCGGCGCGTAGATGTCTTCGAGCGCCTCTTTGGGATCGGGCAAAGGGCTTTGTTCCGCATAGTCGACGGCCTGCTGCACGGTCTGCTGCGTCTTGGCGTCGATCTGCTCGCGGATACCCTTGATGTCGTGGCCTTTCTTTTCGAGATAAAACTCGTAGCGCGGAATCGGATCGCGGCTCTCCCATTCGATAAGCTCTTCCTTGTCGCGATAGAGCGCCGCGTCGTGCTCGCTATGCCCGCGGTAGCGATACGTCTTGCATTCGATCAGCGCCGGGCCCTCGCCGGCGCGCATCTTCTCCACCACGCGCTCGGTTACGTCGAGGACGGCGAGAAGATCGTTCCCGGAGCATACGTGGCCCTTGAAGCCGTAGGCCTGCGCGCGATCCGCCACGTCTTCGATCGCCATTTGCTTTTCGAGCGGCGTCGAATACGCGTAGCGATTGTTCTCGCATACGAAGAGCACGGGCAGCTTGTGGACACCCGCGAAGTTCATCGCCTCGTGAACGTCGCCGCGCGAGGCCGCGCCCTCGCCGAAGAACGCCACGGCGATATTCTTCTCGCGCTTCATCTTGAACTTGAGCGCCGCGCCGACTGCGACCGGCAGCGACGAGCCGAGCATCGAGGTCGAGCCGAAGATTCCGTGCTCGAGGTCGCCGCCGTGCAGGAACGAATCCTTACCGCGCGAAAGCCCGGTTTCCTTGCCCATGAGCTGCGCCATCAGACGGCCGGGATCGACACCGCGCATGATGAAGACGCCCATATCGCGATGGAGCGGCGCGACGAAGTCGCCCTCCTTGAGCGGGGCGCAGATTCCGGTGACGATCGCCTCCTGCCCGGCGCCGGAATAGACGCCGCCGAAGATTTTGTTCTGGCGATGCAATCGCGAGACGCGCTCTTCGAAGGCGCGGATCAACTTCATCCAATAATAGAGCTGCAGTTCATACTCCACGCGCGGTGAAGTCTCGGCCGCATCGTGCGCGCCGCTGGGCTGGGGCATTCGCGTACTCCTGGTTGCGTAGCGATCAGCACCTAAGCTTATCGCAGGAGTGGTGGCGGCCAAAAGTCGAATTGTCGCGTTCGTGACGCGGATCTAGGCGATTTTACTGATTCGTTCTTTGACTGCCGCATCAACAGGCAGCATGAACGGCGGCAGCCGCAGCGCAAGCGTGATCCAGTTGCGATCAATTGCTGCCACCGCGCGCAGCTTCGCGATACCCTCGTCGGTCTTGCCGGTGCTGAGCAACCCCACCGCGTGCCAGAAGCGCATCTCGGGATTATCGCCGATGAGGCGCGAAGCGGTTTCGAATTCGAGCGTCATGGTGTCGAAGTCGCGGCGCTCGGCAGCGTTCTGCGCAAGCCGCATATGCGTGTAGGCGCGCGCGACAGCGAGCTGGCGGCGAATTTCGATCAGCGGCTCGGGCCCATCGTCGACGCGGATATTGTAGAGCGTGTCGTACCACGGACGTCCTGTGCTCTTGCCGGCGACTACGAGAATCGCGGCGGACTGACGGCCGCGAATATCGCCGCCTTCGGCTTCAGCGGCATCGAGCGCTGCAAGCAGGCGATCGACGAGCTCGCCCTTGGCTGACTTGAAGGCCTCGGCCATTGTGGGCCACACCGTGGCATGCAGCATCATGTTGGCCTGCACGGAGAATCCGTCGCCGACGATATGCCCTGCTTCCGCGATCGTCATCGCGCCGGTATGTGCCGCAGCTCG
The genomic region above belongs to Candidatus Binataceae bacterium and contains:
- a CDS encoding DUF1028 domain-containing protein, giving the protein MDSYLKHAPLAHTYSIVARDAASGEMGVAVESHYFAVGSVVTWAEAGVGAVATQALAEPSYGKLGLDLMRAGKSAPDALAGLVASDGASAIRQVAMVDAQGRAAAHTGAMTIAEAGHIVGDGFSVQANMMLHATVWPTMAEAFKSAKGELVDRLLAALDAAEAEGGDIRGRQSAAILVVAGKSTGRPWYDTLYNIRVDDGPEPLIEIRRQLAVARAYTHMRLAQNAAERRDFDTMTLEFETASRLIGDNPEMRFWHAVGLLSTGKTDEGIAKLRAVAAIDRNWITLALRLPPFMLPVDAAVKERISKIA
- a CDS encoding thiamine pyrophosphate-dependent dehydrogenase E1 component subunit alpha, with the protein product MPQPSGAHDAAETSPRVEYELQLYYWMKLIRAFEERVSRLHRQNKIFGGVYSGAGQEAIVTGICAPLKEGDFVAPLHRDMGVFIMRGVDPGRLMAQLMGKETGLSRGKDSFLHGGDLEHGIFGSTSMLGSSLPVAVGAALKFKMKREKNIAVAFFGEGAASRGDVHEAMNFAGVHKLPVLFVCENNRYAYSTPLEKQMAIEDVADRAQAYGFKGHVCSGNDLLAVLDVTERVVEKMRAGEGPALIECKTYRYRGHSEHDAALYRDKEELIEWESRDPIPRYEFYLEKKGHDIKGIREQIDAKTQQTVQQAVDYAEQSPLPDPKEALEDIYAPNTFKFPSTSNNGNR